CGGCTGGCTTTGAGGGCGGGCTGATTCTGATGGCCGGGGTGTATATTTTCTACACGGCGTTGCAGTCGCTGCTGTTTCCGCACACGCTGGCGCGGCCCGACTGGGGCGTGGGGCTGCTGGCGTTTACGGCGGCCGTAAACGGGCTGGTGGGCTTTGTGCTGGTGCGGGCCGGGCGCCGCCACCACTCGCCCACGCTCATCGGCGACGGGCAGCACCTGTACCTGGACTCGGTGAGCACGCTGGTATCGTGCGCGGCCCTGCTGCTGGTGGCGCTGACCGGCAACGTGCTCTACGACTCGGCGGCGGCCCTGCTGATGGGCGGGTTCATCGTCTGGAACGGCTACCGCATGGTGCGCCGCTCGGTGGGCGCCCTCATGGACGAAACCGACACGGCCACGGTGCACCAGGTGGTAGCCGAGCTACAGGAGCACCGCCAGCCCGCCTGGATCGACGTGCACAACCTGCGGGTGGTGCGCTACGGCGCCAGCCTGCACATCGACTGCCACGTGACCATGCCTTATTACTTCAGTCTGGAAGAAACCCACGGCCAGGTGCACCAGATTGAGGAGCTGGTACGCCAGGAATTTGAGCGCGACGTGGAAATGTTCGTGCACGCCGACCCGTGCACTTTTGCCGCCTGCTCCCACTGCCACATGCCCGACTGCCCCGTGCGCCACCACCCCTTCACTCAAGAAATCCCCTGGATAACCCAAAACGTGGTGAAAAATGAGCGGCACCAGTTGGTAAATGAGTAAATGAGTGTATGGATAAATGAGTGAATGTCATTGCGAGCCGGAGGCGGAGCAACCCGTCCTTGTCTGTGCGCAAAGCTTTGGCCTGCTCAAAAGCCCTGATGAGCGCCTTATCCCCAGCCTTCTGTGCCGCTTGATGCGCGGAATAGAAAAGGAGAGGGAGTGCCAGGCGTCATTCTAAAATGGAGCAACAGCCCCAGCGGGGTGACATGTCGGTAGCAAACAGAACAAGCTAGAACAGTAAAGCCCCAGTGAGGCGACACCACACGTCCGCAGACGGTGGGTGCTGCGCCACTGGGGCTTTGAACATGCGCCGTTGGTGTTGCCGTCTTGCTCAAGCAACCTACCGCACCACCAGCCGCTGCGCGCCGGCTTCCGACTGCACTGAGTACACGCCGGGGCGCAACCCGCCGAGCGGCAGCGTCAGCTGCGTTTGGCCCGCGCCGAGGCGGGCTGTGCGCACGGTGCGGCCCAGGGCGTCGCGTATTTCTACCGGTGCGGCTGTCGTTGCGGCAGCCGGCAGCTGCACCGTCACCGATTGGCCGGCCGGATTGGGCCACAGCTTGAGCTGCTGGGTTTGGGCCTTGCTGGTGCTGGTTGTGACGAAGGCCCGGTTTTCAAGCACCAGAATTCGGTCATCGGTGGCGGCGGGATTGGCGCGGCCGTCACGGTTGCTGGTGGCCACGTACACCCGCCCCTGCGGCGACACGCACACGGCCCGCAACCGCCCGAAGCCGGAGAGAAAGTCGGCGGCCGTGCCCACGGTGGTGCCGTTAGTAGCCAGGGGCAGCTGGGTCAGCTTGTTGCCGCGCAGGGCTACGGCCAGCAGGCTGCCCCGCCAGCCCGGAATGGCGGGGTGGTCGTAGTAGGCGAGGCCGGCAATGCCCACGGTAGGCGCCCAGGCGTAGAGCGGCTCCCGCACGTTGTTGGCGGTGCAGTAGGGTCGTTCGTCGGCCAGGTTGCAGAAGCCTTCCACCGTGGGCCAGCCGTAATTGCCGTTGGGCTCCAGCAGGTTCAGCTCGTCCTCGGCGTTCTGGCCGTGCTCGGTGCTGT
This region of Hymenobacter sp. YIM 151500-1 genomic DNA includes:
- a CDS encoding cation diffusion facilitator family transporter, which gives rise to MAALPLKTRLALLSLVVSVVLVAVKFYAWLLTRSQAVLTDALESIINVVASGFALYSIYLAGLPRDENHPYGHGKIEYLSAGFEGGLILMAGVYIFYTALQSLLFPHTLARPDWGVGLLAFTAAVNGLVGFVLVRAGRRHHSPTLIGDGQHLYLDSVSTLVSCAALLLVALTGNVLYDSAAALLMGGFIVWNGYRMVRRSVGALMDETDTATVHQVVAELQEHRQPAWIDVHNLRVVRYGASLHIDCHVTMPYYFSLEETHGQVHQIEELVRQEFERDVEMFVHADPCTFAACSHCHMPDCPVRHHPFTQEIPWITQNVVKNERHQLVNE
- a CDS encoding PQQ-dependent sugar dehydrogenase, producing MKKLSFLLLACSAALLPALQQPAAAQTQPALTTFPVGNTTVTVSALTTGLQVPWELVWGPDNAIWMTERGGRISRVNPTTGQVQPLVTLSDVATSSEGGLLGMVLHPDFATSPFVYVVYNYNDNGYKVKLVRLTYSGTALGSPRVLLADIPAVSTHSGSRLLILPDRTLLMTTGDAQNRPAAQDRASLNGKVLRLNLDGSVPADNPVAGSLVYSYGHRNAQGLVRAANGRVYSTEHGQNAEDELNLLEPNGNYGWPTVEGFCNLADERPYCTANNVREPLYAWAPTVGIAGLAYYDHPAIPGWRGSLLAVALRGNKLTQLPLATNGTTVGTAADFLSGFGRLRAVCVSPQGRVYVATSNRDGRANPAATDDRILVLENRAFVTTSTSKAQTQQLKLWPNPAGQSVTVQLPAAATTAAPVEIRDALGRTVRTARLGAGQTQLTLPLGGLRPGVYSVQSEAGAQRLVVR